One part of the Vogesella sp. LIG4 genome encodes these proteins:
- the nirD gene encoding nitrite reductase small subunit NirD produces MSNWKAVCQLADIPAQGARVLKREGKVDIAIFRTADDQLFALHDKCPHKGGPLSQGIVSGRSVTCPLHNWNIDLATGEACAPDEGCAGHIALKQEAGTVYLALD; encoded by the coding sequence ATGAGTAACTGGAAAGCCGTCTGCCAGTTGGCGGACATCCCGGCGCAGGGCGCCCGCGTGCTCAAGCGCGAAGGCAAGGTGGACATTGCCATCTTCCGCACCGCCGACGACCAGCTGTTCGCCCTGCACGACAAGTGCCCGCACAAGGGCGGGCCGCTGTCGCAGGGCATCGTCTCGGGCCGCAGCGTGACCTGCCCGCTGCACAACTGGAACATCGACCTGGCCACCGGCGAAGCCTGTGCGCCGGACGAGGGCTGCGCCGGGCACATCGCGCTGAAGCAGGAAGCCGGCACCGTGTACCTGGCACTGGACTAG
- a CDS encoding nitrate reductase yields MTTATGHKGTVSSICCYCGTGCGVRVTPQANGTVTVSGDEQHPANFGRLCSKGRTLGETTGKAALRLLRPTLRHGKDALPQPVSWDDALRTVGGKLAAAIREHGPDSVAFYLSGQLLTEDYYLFNKLARGLVGSNNIDTNSRLCMSSAVSGYKQTLGADAPPACYEDFDHAGCVFIAGANMAYAHPVLFRRLEAAKAANPALKIIVADPRRTDTASIADLYLPVLPGSDVALFHAMLNVMIWEELIDRDYIEQHTEGFAALRARLREFTPRAASELCGVHEDDIVTAARWFAGSPATLSCYTMGLNQYSNGSDKNAALIHLHLATGHIGKPGAGPFSLTGQPNAMGGREVGGLATVLPGHRDPADAAHRAEVAALWGVPQLPARPGLSAIEMFEAAAEGKIKVLWIACTNPAHSLPDQALVRKALEKVDCVIVQEAFAGTETLAFADIVLPAATWPEKDGSVTNSERRISRVRAALPPPRLAREDWRIVAGVARWLAADIAPERGRLFEFADAAAVFAEHAATTAGRDLDYSRLSYAILDAQGPQQWPFDGKVGRTRLYGDGVFPTASGRAQFLDLGWRPPADKVSAHFPIRLTTGRLRDHWHSMSRTALVPGLTRHVEEPQLAMHPRDMQRHRLQTGELVKVRNKRGAIWLPVQADDSLRAGVAFIPMHWGAAALGWQGVNALTSRALDPQSKQPELKLAAVSVEPAKLPWRATLLLRGEVPTLRPQLDALRAAFPYAVAVPVSLNGREHLRLRLAAATAPSSELLAELATRLLPADAMLAAFDDAARGILRRVWLQGREPLGFVLAGDVRADAALTAWLDGGEAPASLAALLSGQAAGASRARVVCACEGVREDAICAGIRRGLDVEGLKRELRCGTGCGSCVPELKRLCAA; encoded by the coding sequence ATGACTACAGCAACGGGACACAAAGGCACGGTCTCCTCCATCTGCTGCTACTGCGGCACCGGCTGCGGCGTGCGGGTGACGCCGCAGGCAAACGGCACGGTGACGGTGAGCGGCGACGAGCAGCACCCGGCCAACTTCGGCCGCCTGTGCAGCAAGGGGCGCACCCTGGGCGAGACCACCGGCAAGGCTGCGTTGCGGCTGCTGCGGCCAACCCTGCGTCACGGCAAGGACGCGCTGCCGCAGCCGGTGAGCTGGGACGACGCGCTGCGCACGGTGGGCGGCAAGCTGGCCGCCGCCATCCGCGAACACGGCCCGGACTCGGTGGCGTTCTATCTTTCCGGCCAGCTGCTGACCGAGGACTACTACCTGTTCAACAAGCTGGCGCGCGGCCTGGTGGGCAGCAACAACATCGACACCAACTCGCGGCTGTGCATGTCCAGCGCAGTAAGCGGCTACAAGCAGACGCTGGGCGCGGATGCACCGCCGGCCTGCTACGAGGACTTCGACCACGCCGGCTGCGTGTTCATCGCCGGCGCCAATATGGCTTATGCCCACCCGGTGCTGTTCCGCCGGCTGGAGGCGGCCAAGGCGGCCAACCCGGCGCTGAAGATCATCGTCGCCGACCCGCGCCGCACCGATACTGCCAGCATTGCCGACCTGTACTTGCCGGTGCTGCCGGGCAGCGACGTGGCGCTGTTCCACGCCATGCTCAACGTGATGATCTGGGAAGAGCTGATCGACCGCGATTACATCGAGCAGCACACCGAAGGCTTTGCCGCGCTGCGCGCGCGGCTGCGCGAATTCACCCCGCGCGCCGCCAGCGAGCTGTGCGGCGTGCACGAGGACGATATCGTTACCGCCGCGCGCTGGTTTGCCGGCAGCCCGGCCACGCTGTCCTGCTACACCATGGGCCTGAACCAGTACAGCAACGGCAGCGACAAGAACGCGGCGCTGATACATCTGCACCTGGCCACCGGCCACATCGGCAAGCCGGGCGCCGGGCCGTTCTCGCTCACCGGCCAGCCCAATGCCATGGGCGGGCGCGAGGTGGGCGGCCTCGCCACCGTGCTGCCCGGCCACCGCGACCCGGCCGATGCCGCGCATCGCGCCGAAGTGGCGGCGCTGTGGGGCGTGCCGCAGCTGCCGGCGCGGCCGGGGCTGTCGGCCATCGAAATGTTCGAGGCGGCGGCGGAAGGCAAGATCAAGGTGCTGTGGATCGCCTGTACCAACCCGGCGCATTCGCTGCCGGACCAGGCGCTGGTGCGCAAGGCGCTGGAAAAGGTGGACTGCGTGATCGTGCAGGAAGCCTTTGCCGGCACTGAAACGCTGGCGTTTGCCGACATCGTGCTGCCGGCTGCCACCTGGCCGGAGAAGGACGGCAGCGTTACCAATAGCGAGCGGCGCATCAGCCGGGTGCGTGCCGCGCTGCCGCCGCCAAGGCTGGCGCGCGAGGACTGGCGCATCGTCGCCGGCGTGGCGCGCTGGCTGGCGGCCGACATCGCACCGGAGCGGGGGCGGTTGTTCGAGTTTGCCGATGCCGCCGCAGTGTTCGCCGAGCATGCCGCCACCACCGCCGGGCGCGACCTAGATTACAGCCGGCTCAGCTACGCCATTCTCGATGCGCAGGGCCCGCAGCAGTGGCCGTTCGACGGCAAGGTTGGCCGCACGAGGTTGTATGGCGACGGCGTGTTCCCCACCGCCAGCGGCCGGGCGCAGTTTCTCGACCTGGGCTGGCGCCCGCCGGCGGACAAGGTGTCGGCGCATTTTCCCATCCGCCTCACCACCGGCCGCCTGCGCGACCACTGGCACAGCATGAGCCGCACCGCGCTGGTGCCGGGGCTGACCCGCCACGTGGAGGAGCCGCAGCTGGCCATGCACCCGCGCGACATGCAGCGCCACCGCCTGCAAACAGGCGAGCTGGTGAAGGTGCGCAACAAGCGCGGCGCCATCTGGCTGCCGGTGCAGGCCGATGACAGCCTGCGCGCCGGCGTGGCCTTCATCCCCATGCACTGGGGCGCGGCGGCACTGGGCTGGCAGGGCGTCAACGCGCTGACCAGCCGCGCGCTGGACCCGCAATCGAAACAGCCGGAGCTGAAGCTGGCGGCGGTCAGCGTGGAGCCGGCCAAACTGCCGTGGCGCGCCACGCTGCTGCTGCGCGGCGAGGTGCCGACGCTGCGCCCGCAGCTGGATGCGCTGCGCGCCGCCTTCCCCTACGCGGTGGCGGTGCCGGTGAGCCTGAACGGCCGCGAACATCTGCGGCTGCGGCTGGCCGCCGCCACGGCACCTTCCAGCGAACTGCTGGCCGAGCTGGCCACCCGGCTGCTGCCGGCCGACGCCATGTTGGCCGCCTTCGACGACGCGGCGCGCGGCATCCTGCGCCGGGTGTGGCTGCAGGGCAGGGAGCCGCTGGGCTTCGTGCTGGCCGGCGACGTGCGCGCCGATGCCGCGCTGACTGCCTGGCTGGATGGTGGCGAGGCGCCGGCCAGCCTGGCGGCGCTGCTGTCGGGGCAGGCCGCCGGTGCCAGCCGCGCCCGCGTGGTGTGCGCCTGCGAGGGGGTGCGCGAGGACGCGATCTGCGCCGGCATCCGCCGCGGGCTGGACGTGGAAGGGCTCAAGCGCGAGCTGCGCTGCGGTACCGGCTGCGGCTCCTGCGTGCCGGAGCTGAAGCGGCTGTGCGCGGCATAG